The proteins below are encoded in one region of Carassius auratus strain Wakin linkage group LG44F, ASM336829v1, whole genome shotgun sequence:
- the LOC113068395 gene encoding SPRY domain-containing SOCS box protein 1-like, whose protein sequence is MGQKVPGGIKTVDMRDPAFRPLKLELQALDYIKPSRLDMLLDMPSASQEVQVQHSWNNDDRSLNIFVKEENKLIFHRHPVAQSTDAIRGQVGYTRGLHVWEISWAMRQRGTHAVVGVATGEAPLHSVGYTALVGNNSESWGWDLGRNKLHHNGKNQPSRTYPAFLEPDETFIVPDSFLVVLDMDEGTLSFIVDGQYLGVAFRGLKGKKLYPVVSAVWGHCEIRIRYINGLDPEPLPLMDLCRRSVRVALGRERLSEIHGLPLPASLKNYLLYQ, encoded by the exons ATGGGGCAGAAGGTTCCGGGAGGCATAAAGACTGTGGACATGCGGGACCCGGCGTTTCGGCCTCTCAAGCTGGAGCTGCAGGCCCTGGACTACATCAAGCCCTCCCGCTTGGATATGTTGTTGGACATGCCATCAGCCTCACAGGAAGTCCAAGTTCAGCACTCGTGGAACAACGATGACCGCTCGCTAAACATATTTGTTAAAGAGGAAAATAAACTCATATTCCACCGGCACCCTGTAGCGCAGAGTACAGATGCTATCCGGGGCCAAGTGGGATACACACGGGGACTGCATGTGTGGGAGATCAGCTGGGCCATGCGCCAGCGGGGCACCCATGCAGTTGTTGGTGTGGCGACGGGTGAAGCACCGCTGCATTCTGTAGGATACACTGCACTTGTAGGAAACAATAGCGAGTCCTGGGGCTGGGACCTGGGACGTAACAAACTCCATCACAATGGCAAGAACCAGCCCAGTAGGACGTATCCAGCTTTTCTTGAGCCTGATGAAACCTTTATCGTCCCAGACTCATTTTTGGTGGTCCTGGACATGGATGAGGGGACTTTAAGTTTTATCGTTGACGGACAATATTTAGGGGTTGCGTTCAGAGGACTCAAAGGAAAGAAGCTATACCCTGTAGTGAGTGCTGTGTGGGGACACTGTGAAATCCGAATCCGGTACATCAATGGACTTGATC CTGAACCCCTGCCGTTAATGGACCTCTGTAGGCGCTCTGTGCGGGTCGCATTGGGAAGAGAGCGACTGAGTGAAATCCATGGACTGCCCTTACCTGCTTCCCTTAAGAACTACTTGCTCTACCAATGA